A window of Jannaschia sp. M317 contains these coding sequences:
- a CDS encoding HNH endonuclease codes for MNTEDPTYWEPRDCLRVPTSHVWRAVDLLDKAADAHVSGSRSEAATLIADADTPEIRDYVETMWGSAKNYPDQVHYLRRRHVESLPESLPKAKERMPGAATKRLLIARDGYRCRFCGVPVIPMEVRKSVHLEYPNALRWGSKNAEQHAAFQCLWLQFDHVIPFKHGGDSSMENVVITCAPCNFAKNDYHLRELGLTDPRERAPIPSEWDGLMRVLAH; via the coding sequence ATGAATACCGAAGACCCGACCTACTGGGAGCCGCGAGACTGTCTGAGGGTGCCGACAAGCCATGTTTGGCGCGCTGTAGACCTATTGGACAAGGCTGCCGATGCCCATGTCTCTGGGAGCAGATCGGAGGCAGCGACCCTCATCGCCGATGCCGATACTCCCGAGATTCGGGACTATGTCGAGACGATGTGGGGCTCGGCAAAAAACTATCCCGATCAAGTCCACTATCTGCGTCGGCGGCATGTAGAGTCCTTGCCGGAAAGCCTGCCGAAAGCGAAGGAGCGCATGCCAGGAGCTGCAACCAAGCGATTATTGATTGCCCGTGACGGCTATCGCTGCCGTTTCTGTGGTGTACCAGTGATTCCGATGGAAGTGAGAAAGAGTGTGCACTTGGAGTATCCTAACGCTTTGCGGTGGGGCTCGAAGAATGCGGAGCAGCATGCTGCTTTTCAGTGCCTGTGGCTTCAATTCGATCATGTCATTCCGTTTAAGCACGGTGGCGACAGTTCGATGGAAAATGTCGTGATCACTTGTGCGCCATGCAACTTTGCTAAGAACGATTATCACCTGAGGGAACTTGGCCTGACCGATCCTCGCGAGCGAGCGCCCATACCAAGTGAATGGGATGGCCTGATGCGAGTACTGGCGCATTGA